Proteins encoded by one window of Lathyrus oleraceus cultivar Zhongwan6 chromosome 1, CAAS_Psat_ZW6_1.0, whole genome shotgun sequence:
- the LOC127078756 gene encoding uncharacterized protein LOC127078756 isoform X1, with amino-acid sequence MEQLVKFIIRPPRAEYDPKSDLLDSEFMLKGKWFQRKDVEIKNSRGDVLQCSHYMPIVSPDGKPLPCVIYCHGNSGCRVDASETAMVLLPSNITVFALDFSGSGVSGGEHVTLGWNEKDDLRAVVNYLRTDESVSLIGLWGRSMGAVTSLMYAAEDPSIAGMVLDSPFSDLVDLMMELVDTYRFRLPKFTVKYAIQYMRRTIQKKAKFDIMDLNTIKAAKSCYVPALLGHGIDDDFIHPRHSDRILEAYMGDRNTIKFDGDHNSPRPQFFFDSINIFFNNVLQPPEDELGESFFDFTNDFFGKDVWRSVHELDYDNEPSSENKESSTSTTDATKQVHQKRPMSRMEEEKCDEFSSSSSTMLSFELSNGHLYDPRVPTTMDDDQYVEYHLDDLTGIPSNAEEEQRMLMEAVIESLRDGKMQNPPVEQPPLESSDKDDSSYKISKPIETETTSAASDVCEPLKVESNAAPLPPSHSDSSASKKCSSEIDISYKTKATLTVIRNPAGHVMNGLMRRWDFNFLRNSHNRLK; translated from the exons ATGGAACAACTTGTCAAGTTCATCATTCGTCCACCAAG AGCTGAATATGATCCAAAAAGTGATCTATTGGATTCTGAGTTCATGCTAAAAGGGAAATGGTTTCAACGAAAGGATGTCGAG ATAAAAAACAGCCGCGGTGATGTTCTTCAATGCAGTCATTACATGCCTATAGTCAGTCCTGATGGAAAGCCGCTACCGTGCGTGATATATTGCCATGGAAACAG TGGATGTAGGGTAGATGCTAGTGAAACTGCTATGGTTTTACTTCCTTCAAATATTACAGTTTTCGCTCTTGATTTCTCGGGATCAGGAGTTTCTGGAGGGGAGCATGTCACTCTTGGTTGGAATGAA AAGGACGACCTGAGAGCCGTGGTAAACTATCTGCGGACGGATGAAAGTGTTTCCCTCATTGGCCTATGGGGACGCTCGATGGGCGCCGTGACTAG CCTTATGTATGCTGCTGAAGATCCTTCAATTGCAGGGATGGTTTTAGACAGTCCCTTCTCTGATTTGGTTGATTTGATGATGGAACTCGTCGATACATACAGATTCCGTCTGCCAAAATTCACG GTGAAGTATGCAATTCAATACATGCGAAGAACAATCCAGAAGAAGGCAAAATTTGATATAATGGACTTGAATACCATTAAG GCAGCAAAATCTTGCTATGTTCCTGCTTTACTAGGTCATGGCATTGATGATGATTTCATACATCCCCGTCACTCAGATCGCATCCTCGAGGCTTACATG GGAGACAGAAACACAATTAAATTCGATGGAGATCACAACTCGCCGCGTCCTCAATTCTTTTTTGATTCCATAAACATATTTTTTAACAATGTTCTTCAACCTCCGGAGGATGAGCTCGGGGAATCCTTTTTCGACTTTACTAACGATTTCTTTGGTAAG GACGTTTGGCGATCCGTGCATGAATTAGACTATGACAACGAACCGTCATCCGAAAACAAAG AATCATCAACAAGCACCACGGATGCCACGAAGCAAGTCCATCAAAAAAGACCGATGAGCAGAATGGAG GAAGAAAAATGTGATGAATTTTCGTCATCGTCATCAACAATGCTTAGCTTTGAACTATCAAATGGTCATCTCTATGATCCCCGCGTTCCAACCACGATGGACGATGATCAGTATGTGGAATATCATCTCGACGACCTTACTGGCATTCCATCTAATGCAGAGGAAGAGCAAAGA ATGTTGATGGAAGCTGTGATAGAATCCTTAAGAGACGGAAAAATGCAAAATCCACCCGTAGAACAACCTCCATTAGAATCATCGGATAAAGACGATTCTTCATATAAGATTTCCAAGCCTATAGAGACAGAAACCACCTCTGCAGCATCTGATGTATGCGAGCCCTTAAAAGTGGAGTCAAACGCGGCTCCATTGCCACCATCACATAGTGATAGTTCTGCTAGCAAAAAATGTTCATCTGAGATTGACATATCATATAAAACTAAAGCTACACTAACTGTCATTAGGAATCCAGCAGGGCATGTGATGAACGGATTAATGCGTCGTTGGGATTTCAACTTTTTAAGAAACAGTCACAACCGACTAAAGTAG
- the LOC127078756 gene encoding uncharacterized protein LOC127078756 isoform X2: MLKGKWFQRKDVEIKNSRGDVLQCSHYMPIVSPDGKPLPCVIYCHGNSGCRVDASETAMVLLPSNITVFALDFSGSGVSGGEHVTLGWNEKDDLRAVVNYLRTDESVSLIGLWGRSMGAVTSLMYAAEDPSIAGMVLDSPFSDLVDLMMELVDTYRFRLPKFTVKYAIQYMRRTIQKKAKFDIMDLNTIKAAKSCYVPALLGHGIDDDFIHPRHSDRILEAYMGDRNTIKFDGDHNSPRPQFFFDSINIFFNNVLQPPEDELGESFFDFTNDFFGKDVWRSVHELDYDNEPSSENKESSTSTTDATKQVHQKRPMSRMEEEKCDEFSSSSSTMLSFELSNGHLYDPRVPTTMDDDQYVEYHLDDLTGIPSNAEEEQRMLMEAVIESLRDGKMQNPPVEQPPLESSDKDDSSYKISKPIETETTSAASDVCEPLKVESNAAPLPPSHSDSSASKKCSSEIDISYKTKATLTVIRNPAGHVMNGLMRRWDFNFLRNSHNRLK; this comes from the exons ATGCTAAAAGGGAAATGGTTTCAACGAAAGGATGTCGAG ATAAAAAACAGCCGCGGTGATGTTCTTCAATGCAGTCATTACATGCCTATAGTCAGTCCTGATGGAAAGCCGCTACCGTGCGTGATATATTGCCATGGAAACAG TGGATGTAGGGTAGATGCTAGTGAAACTGCTATGGTTTTACTTCCTTCAAATATTACAGTTTTCGCTCTTGATTTCTCGGGATCAGGAGTTTCTGGAGGGGAGCATGTCACTCTTGGTTGGAATGAA AAGGACGACCTGAGAGCCGTGGTAAACTATCTGCGGACGGATGAAAGTGTTTCCCTCATTGGCCTATGGGGACGCTCGATGGGCGCCGTGACTAG CCTTATGTATGCTGCTGAAGATCCTTCAATTGCAGGGATGGTTTTAGACAGTCCCTTCTCTGATTTGGTTGATTTGATGATGGAACTCGTCGATACATACAGATTCCGTCTGCCAAAATTCACG GTGAAGTATGCAATTCAATACATGCGAAGAACAATCCAGAAGAAGGCAAAATTTGATATAATGGACTTGAATACCATTAAG GCAGCAAAATCTTGCTATGTTCCTGCTTTACTAGGTCATGGCATTGATGATGATTTCATACATCCCCGTCACTCAGATCGCATCCTCGAGGCTTACATG GGAGACAGAAACACAATTAAATTCGATGGAGATCACAACTCGCCGCGTCCTCAATTCTTTTTTGATTCCATAAACATATTTTTTAACAATGTTCTTCAACCTCCGGAGGATGAGCTCGGGGAATCCTTTTTCGACTTTACTAACGATTTCTTTGGTAAG GACGTTTGGCGATCCGTGCATGAATTAGACTATGACAACGAACCGTCATCCGAAAACAAAG AATCATCAACAAGCACCACGGATGCCACGAAGCAAGTCCATCAAAAAAGACCGATGAGCAGAATGGAG GAAGAAAAATGTGATGAATTTTCGTCATCGTCATCAACAATGCTTAGCTTTGAACTATCAAATGGTCATCTCTATGATCCCCGCGTTCCAACCACGATGGACGATGATCAGTATGTGGAATATCATCTCGACGACCTTACTGGCATTCCATCTAATGCAGAGGAAGAGCAAAGA ATGTTGATGGAAGCTGTGATAGAATCCTTAAGAGACGGAAAAATGCAAAATCCACCCGTAGAACAACCTCCATTAGAATCATCGGATAAAGACGATTCTTCATATAAGATTTCCAAGCCTATAGAGACAGAAACCACCTCTGCAGCATCTGATGTATGCGAGCCCTTAAAAGTGGAGTCAAACGCGGCTCCATTGCCACCATCACATAGTGATAGTTCTGCTAGCAAAAAATGTTCATCTGAGATTGACATATCATATAAAACTAAAGCTACACTAACTGTCATTAGGAATCCAGCAGGGCATGTGATGAACGGATTAATGCGTCGTTGGGATTTCAACTTTTTAAGAAACAGTCACAACCGACTAAAGTAG